From the Syntrophobacterales bacterium genome, the window CTCGTTCCAATCAGTAATGGCGCACATGGCATCATCAGGCAGCTGGTCGCGTTTTTCCCACTGCCGGAACCATTCCGCGAACTTCTTGTCTGGAAGCCCTTTCCATCTCCGAATAAATTCTTCCCTCGCCTCCGGATCAGGAATCGGGTCTTGCGGAAAAGAACCTTCAATCTGGGTGATAGCCATATCTTCACCGGTGGCTATCATGAGGAAATAGGCTGGATTAAGCTTGCCGAGTTTGATTGGCAGTTGCTCCAATTTCTTGACAGTATTGTGATCGAATTTCTCAGCGCCGTGACCTATGATAACGGCCGCTGCAGAGGTACCATTGGCCAGGACATCGCCTATTCCCTCTCTGAACGCAATTTTGTGAAGAAGGTAGTAGAATCTTGCCCTGATATCGGCAGGCATTCCGGGAAAATCGCTGTCTTTCAGTATCCCCTCATCTAGAAGCTCCAGGGCGAAAGCAATGAGCTGCGGCGTCGAATAAGAATCAAGGCCCAGATCCTGCGACATGCCAAGTATCTCATAAGTGAAATCCAGTTCCTGGAAAGACGCCATGTGATAGGTATCTTTTCCATAGCATTTATAGGAGAACCGCTGCCGTCCAGGCCACTTGATTACGTTATGGCAGGCCTTTGGACAGTTCCAACAGCCTGTGTGTCTGCTCAGGTGATCGTACTTCACATTCCGCCACCTCTCTTCCAGGGAAGCGCTCCAGAAGTTCTTGCGGCGCACGCGGGAGTTACCCCAGGAAAAATTGTTGTGATGGAAGCTGTCATCCTCGTCTACTGCCATCCAGTCCCCTACATTTGGGTTTTTGTCCAGATCCTTCCGGAGCCGCGAGCACATCTCCCAGAGCTCCGCAGGGTGGGCGACGTTAACATCCTTTGTTCCCCTGATGGCAATAGCCTTTACTTTCTTGTCTCCCATGACCGGACCTACTGTCCGGGATGCACTTGAGTTGCCGCAGTCAATGGAAGCGGTCATCACCCTGTTCTCTCCTGCCGGACCGATTGCTGACACCCATGCCCTCGGCTCCCTCAATTCCTCCTTGATGAGCCGCTGGGTATCATGCATGCCTTTTCCCCGGAGGTGCGTAGCGTCGCGAATCTCGACGTTGTCGTTATGTATATAAATGTAGACCAGGTCAGGCGCCTTGCCTTTAAGGATGATTCTGTCATACCCGGCCATCTTCATCTCGGCTCCGAAGAATCCACCCATCAGGGAGTGTCCCATCAGCCCATTGAGAGGAGTAATGGTATCAACAGAAACGCGGTTTGCGCCCGGAACAGGCGTTCCGTTCAGGAGACCGCTGCTGAATATGAGCAGGTTATCAGGAGACCACGGATCAATTCCCGGAGTTACGCGGTCAAGCAGCAATTTCGCAGCGATACCGTTGCCACCTAAGTGGTTCGCCGTATCCTTTGGGTCGGTCTCTACTTTGTCAATACTTCCCCGTGACAAATCAATTTCTAAATTATACCCTGTTTCTGCGTATCTCATGATTTTATTACTCCTCTATATCTCTTAGCGGATCGCAACTTAA encodes:
- a CDS encoding aldehyde dehydrogenase yields the protein MRYAETGYNLEIDLSRGSIDKVETDPKDTANHLGGNGIAAKLLLDRVTPGIDPWSPDNLLIFSSGLLNGTPVPGANRVSVDTITPLNGLMGHSLMGGFFGAEMKMAGYDRIILKGKAPDLVYIYIHNDNVEIRDATHLRGKGMHDTQRLIKEELREPRAWVSAIGPAGENRVMTASIDCGNSSASRTVGPVMGDKKVKAIAIRGTKDVNVAHPAELWEMCSRLRKDLDKNPNVGDWMAVDEDDSFHHNNFSWGNSRVRRKNFWSASLEERWRNVKYDHLSRHTGCWNCPKACHNVIKWPGRQRFSYKCYGKDTYHMASFQELDFTYEILGMSQDLGLDSYSTPQLIAFALELLDEGILKDSDFPGMPADIRARFYYLLHKIAFREGIGDVLANGTSAAAVIIGHGAEKFDHNTVKKLEQLPIKLGKLNPAYFLMIATGEDMAITQIEGSFPQDPIPDPEAREEFIRRWKGLPDKKFAEWFRQWEKRDQLPDDAMCAITDWNECMHYLDDSLGFCGFVSSFQGQFGGATGYNVWNMSEIISLATGMDFNKDRLWECFMRNRNMVRALNARWGLRRYMERPPEDHWAVRNEEYEQQLLTKYYDFKGWTFDGIPTKETLRKLGIGYVADRLIKEGVLMGDEVTALNDARAKKEKE